The DNA window GCATGGCGCCGCCGCGTTTTACTGACTGGTACGTCAATGCGGCAGGTAATTTTGCCGTTCGCGCGCATGTTATCTGCAGTGATGATGGTTCGGTCAGCGCGTTGCTGACGCTGCGCAAAGGTTGGTACAAAGGCGAATATACCTACGCAAGCACCCATGTTGTGCTGGCTTGCAAACATACCGAGCGCAGAAAAGCTTACCGACTCGCTAGCCAACATGCTGAGCATCTGGCCAGACTGCGTTACCGCTTTTAGAGCGGTCGGTTTACCCACTTAATACCCTGACGGGGATTTACACCCGATATGGGGATAAATCCTGCTTTTCTTTTTGTGGAGGATTTATCGATGCATACCCAGTTATCCAACGTACTTGACGTGAAAACCGCGCTTGATGCGTTTCATTTCCTTTGCCTGGTTGAAGGTAAGCTCATGAGTATACGGGCTTGCCAGCGTCTGGGATTGGGTCTTGAACGTGAAGACCTCACTGAGCTGAATGATGTGGAAAATGCCGTTATCAATGCGGGAGAGGCCTTTGGTGGTTTCCTGCTGGTCATGCAGTACGGCTATATATCGACACTTTCCGCTAACGGGCAAGCGCTTATGGCTCGCCTGGATACACTGAGCAAAGATATTAACGCGTCTTATTGGGCGCAGGCCGTGGAGCAAGGCAAGCGCTATGTCGAAGCCGACATAGCTATTGGCGAGCTCGAGGTTTGGTGACCGGCACGGCAGCCTGACAGACACACACCCTGACGGGGATTTATTCCCGTCCGGGGGATAAATCCCCCCAATTTTTTGTTACCGGAGGATTTATCGTGAGTATGAACGTGTATTTTGTCGCACCACCGTCCCAGGACGCGTGGATTGATTTTACCCTGGCGGTGACCGAGGTGTTCTGGTTGTTGCCGGATGAGGCCCGGCCAGAAGGTATCACGGAAGCCGGCCAGCTGTTTGATGGCATAATCTTCGAAACGGCCGGTTTACGTTTATCACCGGAATCAGAGGAAAATATCCCGATGCAACCGGTGCCTTACGTCGAAGAACGTGTGGGGTTCTTTAAGCGCCCCGACTTTTTTCACCGACTGGTTCTGACACTGATTCATAACCTGTGCCCTGGCTCTGTACGGATAGAGCGGAACGACTCCAGACTCGCCAAATATCCAGGATGGGAGTTGCCACTACTCTGGTTGCGCCATCACCTCAAACGCCCGGAACTTATTGCTCCGGGTGAAGTGGATGAGGCGGCACTGACTGATGACTCCATTCTTTACCATTTGGAAGGGTATAGCAGTCATAACGATGATCCCGATGAACTGCTTTGTCGCTGGTGCGTTATTGTCGGCATGGATGACGTGCTGGCGGCGCGTTTGAATCAGGCGCATTCGGCGGCATAGTCGCGATTTTTTTATTCACCCGGCAGGGCCTCCCTGCAGGGGAGCTCCTGTCCGTATACCGAGAGGAGTGACCCATGGGGCTTGATATCAACTTTTTCCGTCAGCGTAAGGCTGACTATCCGATGTTGCCGGTTAACGGCGACTGGACACCCGTTGGCGACTGGGTGCCGTGTTCACCAGAGTGGCTGGAGGACGGCGGTGATTGTGTGCAGGCGCCGCGAATATACAACCACAAAACGTGTAACCACTACCATCCGCCGCTGCTGGTTCACTCCTGTCATTTTCGCGGGTTTACTGCGTTGATGCATTGGGTGGCCAACAGTGTCGGTGACGTCAAAAGCGGTGAACTGATGGCGTTCGACCGCAGCGACATCCAGATGCTGCAGATGCTGTTGTCACGATTGAATGAAGCGAACTGCCATGAGGAGTTCCCTGATGACTCTCGCGACTACTGTGATGTGTACTGGATGCAGGTCGACTTACTGAAAACGTACGTTAACAGCGTACTTACCGGCTTCGATTTTAGCCGGCATCACCTTTACTTCCGGGCTTCGTGGTAACACCACCACGCTGACCCTAATGTTTCATTTTCCCTGGAGGGGCTTTCCCTCCCGGGGAAGTCCGTCTCCAGAACACAGGAGACTTACCATGTTGCATTTTAACCCTGCAGAACTGCGCGCCGTGGTGGCTGAAGTCCGCGCCAATCAGTGTGCGTTGGTGTTGGCCAAAGACGACGGCGTCTATCTGATGCCGGCTGTGGGCGAACGAAACGCCACCGGCCGTATCAAGCACCTGGCGTATGCCGACGGGTGTCATCCTGATAAAGATGATGCCTGGTATGAAACGTCCCGGCGGCTCGCCGGCGGCGACGACTTTGGCGAGGCGCTGATGCTGAACGACAGTTGTATCGAGCGAATACTGTCGCAAGGCCATGAGCTCTGGATCCACCTGTTACCCGAAACGGTCTATATGCACGTTGCCACGGTTAACTGGGTGTGTGTCGCCGACTTCCGTCGTATAACCGCCCGCATGCTGCAGCTGGCCGAGGTCCATTACTCGGTTTGTGTCAGCCAGGATGAGTTTAAACACTGGCGTGAGCGGTCCATCAACTTGCTGGCCACGGCCTGTCATACCGATTGCAAGCGGGCAAAGCCCGCCGATCGGGAAGACTATCTGGTCATGTTCGAACGGCTGAAACAGCGTGTTGACACGGTAAACCCGAAAGGGGCACTGCGTTACCCCGCTCTCTAACCACTTTTTTCTGTCCCCTGGGGCGTATTCTTCGCCGCCAGGGGAGGAATGCGCCTTTTTTACGAGGAGCACTCCATGAAGAAAACATCATCATCACGTCGGCCGGCAAAAGCCCGTCGCGAACGTACTGACCTGTACCAACAGGTTACGGACAAAATCATTGCCGCCATCGAGACGGGAACCTTGCCCTGGCGCAAGCCCTGGCGGACCGACAAGGGCCGCGGCGCGTCGACGGCCATCATGCCGCAGAACGGCACGACCGGTTACCACTACAGCGGCGTGAATGTGCTGCTGTTATGGATGGCCGCGGACGAAAGGGGTTTTCACTCCAATCGCTGGCTCACCTACAAGCAGGCGGAAGCCGTTGGTGGGCATGTGCGTGCCGGCGAAACCGCGACCCTGGCCGTGGTATTCAAACCCTGGGACAAGCAGGTGGAGGATGCTGACGGCCGGCAGTTGTTTGACGAAGAGGGGAACCCGCTGAAAACGCGAATACCCATGCTGAAGCCGTTGTACCTGTTTAACGTTGCCCAATGCGACGACCTCCCGGAAACCGTTGTCGGCATTACGCCGGCAGAGGAGCCGGAAGAGGAGGGGGCGTTGGTCGATGCGAAAACACAGGCTCAGGTCAGCACCCTCGTTGAGGCCTGCGGCGTTCGGGTTGAACAGGTTTACCAGGACAGGGCATTTTACTCCCCGCTCCGCGACCGGATTGTCCTGCCACAGGTTCAGCAATTTCGAACCGAGGAGGATTACTGGTCGACGTTATTGCATGAACTGGTGCACAGCACCGGTCATGCAACACGGCTCAACCGGGAGGGGATCACGTCTTCTTCCCGCGCGTTCGGAGACCCGGTATACGCGTTCGAGGAACTGGTGGCGGAGCTGGGCAGTGCTTTTATGTGCGCACAGCTTGGCGTCTTTGGCGACATCCAGCACGACAGTTACCTTGAACATTGGCTCAGGGTATTGCGTGAAGATAAGCGCGCGCTGTTTCGTGCGGCAAAACAGGCCCGTGAGGCGTCAGAGTTTTTACTGAAACCCCTGGCGGAACCGGTGACAACCGATCCTGCCGTTGCGGCATGAGGAATCTGGTGATGACGATTGAACAACGTTACTGGCAGACCATTGCCGGCAGGTTACTGGCCAAATACTTTGGCCTGGCCTTAAACGATACCGATCTGTGTGAAGCGGAGTGCGTGATGGCTTTACAGGAAGCGGGAGTGCGGCCGTTTGAGGCGATCAACAACCTGGTGGATAAATACCACCTGGTACGCCTGGGCGCCAGTCCCTTTACCCCATCATCACCGTATCTGCGCCAGGCGGAAGAGCTGGGTGTGATCGGTGAAACAGAACAGGAGATTACCGATGACTAAAACCACCAACAAGGGGCTGCAGGTCACCGTTGACCCTGAGATTGCCGGCGAGCTGGCGTACATGCTGAAGCTTCAGCAGACCTGTGGCGCGCCCGTTCAGCTTGAGAATGTCGAGGGCCTTATCCATTACATTCTGGCCAGTATTGCCGATGGTAGCCGACGTCCGGGCTCGTGGGAGCGCGGATTATTGGTACAGCTGGGATTGGTCGCTGATGGCGACGAACACCAGGTCTACCGGGCTCACTATGGCGAGCAAGGCCACTAAGGGTAGGGCAGTATCATCGTCCTGGCCATCATGAGGTAACACCTGACCCAACGGGGGAGACTTTCCCCCGCTGGGGAGAGCTCCCTTTTTTTTAAGAGAGGAGAAAGACCATGTCGAACTGGTGCAAAAACCGTTTAGTGATCACGGGCCAATCCGTTTTTGTGGATGAACTGCAGCAATGGGTCAATGGCCATGTTGTGCCTGACTACCGGCACGCCATTCAGCAGAGCTGCCGGCTATTCCTGGCCGGCTGCGCCGGCATACTGAAGCCGGCTACGACAAAACCCGGCGTTTACGTGCCTTACCCGGGTTTATTAATGCACCCGGGGATCGCATCGCCTCAGAATCTGGCCTTTGAACACTGGTTCGGGTTGCTGAAGGCGGATGTCACGTTAACGACCGAGAACATCCGTCTGATTGAACGTCTCTACCGCCAGTCGGGTCTTGACGCCGTGAAATGGGAGAATATCCCCAACGTCGCGAAGGAGCGTATGGCGGATGTCCTGTCTCGCCAGTATGCGGACTGGTTCGGCCTGGTGGGGGTGAGTCCTGACATCGATGCCGGCATATGCTGGGAACGTTTGGGCATGATGCCTGAGTATACCGCACCGTGCGATATGCTGATGCTGATCCCGACGCGTCTGGCGACCGAACTGAATGGTTCAGGCGCTTTGTTACGTGATGTGCCGACCACGACCGATCTCTATGGTCGACAGTACGGCGTCGAATGGCCATCAGGCCATAATGCCGGTTGTGTGCGGGACGGCATCAACACGCTGACGGTGCACTTTGATTCCCCGTGGTACCCGCCAGCCGGCGAGGTTATCGGGACAGTGTCGGAGCGGTTCAGTTGCCAGGTGGAACATACCTGGTACATGCCTGATGCGGAACGCAGTGGTTACGATCGCTACGACCGCGGCGAGCATGTCGACGGCGGACGAATAGCGGCTGAAGTTGAGGCCGGTGAAGTGATCCACCTGACCTACGCCGACAAGGATTCGGTGCCGTTGTCACCGAATGCAGCAGCCGGCTAATCACCGACTTTTGTTAACGCATTAACTTATGGCCACCGATGTTCGGTGGTCTTTTTTTTCCCGTGGGGGAGTTCCCCCACTGTGGGTGAACTCCCTTGTTAAAGGAGTTCACCATGTTGACGTTTACTGAAGCACAAAAACAATTCATCGACCTCTTTGGCCAAACGGCACGCTACCATCATCGATATAAGGTCTTCTCTGACTTTGTTCAGTGTGGCGCAATAGCAATGCACAATCGTTTCTGTCCAGACGAAGAACTGGAGAAACAGTATCTGGCGATTATCAAAGGGTATGAACGTGAAGACGTTGAGCGCCTGGCGCACTTACTTGCCCTGGTACGAATTGCACTGAATGCTCAGGCCTGTGATTTTCTGGGGATGACCTTTATGCAGCTGGAGCTCGGGGATAAACACCGTGGGCAGTTTTTCACGCCCTGGAGCGTGGCATCCATGATGGCCAGGCTGCAGTTCACCGGGCTGGAGCAAAAATTGCAAACTCAGCCGTTTGTCACCATCAGTGAACCTGGCTGTGGTGCCGGCGGCATGATGATTGCTGCTGCAGTGGAGATGCAGGCGCTGGGATACGAACCCTCACAGCATATGTGGGTTTCCTGTGTTGACATTGATGTGGTGGCTGTGTCGATGGCCTATATCCAGCTGTCATCACTGGGTATACCCGGTGAAATTGTACTGGGAAACGCATTGGCAAATGAACGTCGATTGGTGATGTATACACCGATGCATTGGCTGGGGAAATGGTCACTTCGAATACACCAGTATCATTCAGAAAATTAACCAACACCGCCCTGGATGGGGCGGTAATACCTGGGTTAATTGCGATGTAACGATGATGAAATGCATGGTCTGGTTACCCGTAATACAGGGCTGA is part of the Serratia quinivorans genome and encodes:
- the ykfI_2 gene encoding Toxin YkfI, which produces MTIEQRYWQTIAGRLLAKYFGLALNDTDLCEAECVMALQEAGVRPFEAINNLVDKYHLVRLGASPFTPSSPYLRQAEELGVIGETEQEITDD
- the traC_2 gene encoding DNA primase TraC, whose amino-acid sequence is MKKTSSSRRPAKARRERTDLYQQVTDKIIAAIETGTLPWRKPWRTDKGRGASTAIMPQNGTTGYHYSGVNVLLLWMAADERGFHSNRWLTYKQAEAVGGHVRAGETATLAVVFKPWDKQVEDADGRQLFDEEGNPLKTRIPMLKPLYLFNVAQCDDLPETVVGITPAEEPEEEGALVDAKTQAQVSTLVEACGVRVEQVYQDRAFYSPLRDRIVLPQVQQFRTEEDYWSTLLHELVHSTGHATRLNREGITSSSRAFGDPVYAFEELVAELGSAFMCAQLGVFGDIQHDSYLEHWLRVLREDKRALFRAAKQAREASEFLLKPLAEPVTTDPAVAA
- a CDS encoding Protein of uncharacterised function (DUF3085), producing MLHFNPAELRAVVAEVRANQCALVLAKDDGVYLMPAVGERNATGRIKHLAYADGCHPDKDDAWYETSRRLAGGDDFGEALMLNDSCIERILSQGHELWIHLLPETVYMHVATVNWVCVADFRRITARMLQLAEVHYSVCVSQDEFKHWRERSINLLATACHTDCKRAKPADREDYLVMFERLKQRVDTVNPKGALRYPAL
- a CDS encoding Protein of uncharacterised function (DUF1281); translated protein: MSNWCKNRLVITGQSVFVDELQQWVNGHVVPDYRHAIQQSCRLFLAGCAGILKPATTKPGVYVPYPGLLMHPGIASPQNLAFEHWFGLLKADVTLTTENIRLIERLYRQSGLDAVKWENIPNVAKERMADVLSRQYADWFGLVGVSPDIDAGICWERLGMMPEYTAPCDMLMLIPTRLATELNGSGALLRDVPTTTDLYGRQYGVEWPSGHNAGCVRDGINTLTVHFDSPWYPPAGEVIGTVSERFSCQVEHTWYMPDAERSGYDRYDRGEHVDGGRIAAEVEAGEVIHLTYADKDSVPLSPNAAAG
- a CDS encoding Type I restriction-modification system methyltransferase subunit — its product is MLTFTEAQKQFIDLFGQTARYHHRYKVFSDFVQCGAIAMHNRFCPDEELEKQYLAIIKGYEREDVERLAHLLALVRIALNAQACDFLGMTFMQLELGDKHRGQFFTPWSVASMMARLQFTGLEQKLQTQPFVTISEPGCGAGGMMIAAAVEMQALGYEPSQHMWVSCVDIDVVAVSMAYIQLSSLGIPGEIVLGNALANERRLVMYTPMHWLGKWSLRIHQYHSEN